aagaaacaaaaataataaaaagagaaataattCAAAATCAAATGGCAAGAAAAAGGCAGCTCAACAAAGCCTAAGTGGACCCAGTCTAAGTCAGTCGCCACATCAGTAGCACCAGTGGCAGCCATGTCATCAAGGCCCATTACCACAATGGCAGCCGAGGTGGCAGCTTAGTTGGGGAGGTTGGACAGTGCCTCCTTGCCCATTTCCTGCATTCTAGTGGCAGCCAAGGCCCAATCCAGGGGCCCAACGCCCTTCAACCTCTAGGTCAGGCGTACTTGGGCTCAGACCTCTATCTTTTAATACTCTTGTACCTATTGCTCCTAGCTACGCACCTACTGCTCCTAGATATACACCCATTGATATTGAGGCCGCTATGCATGCTCTTTCCTTTTCTCAACCAGATGGGAACTACTACATGGATACCGGTGCTACATCTCACATGACGGTGGATGTAGGTATtctctcttcttattttaatttaagcAATAAGCATCATAATATTGTTGTCAATAGTGGTCATTTAATTTCAATTATTGGTCACGATCGTACTATTTTGCCCCACCCTATCCACTATTTACCTTAAATAATGTGTTACATGGtccaaaactcatcaaaaatCTAGTTTCAGTTCGTAAGTTTACCATAGATAATATGGTTTTTATATCATTTGACCCTTTCGGTTTCTCTGTTAATGACTTACAGAAGGGGAACAGACTAATGAGATGTGATTGCACCAGAGACTTATATCCACTTTTCTCTAACTCTCAAGCCGTTTCTTCCACCAATCAATCTGCTTTTACTGCTTTGCCTTCAGATATTTGGCACAATCGTCTAGGTCACACTAGAGATAATATACTTAAGTCTCTTTGTAGTAAAAAGTTTATTGATTGTAATAAGGCTTGTAAAACTTTTTGTTCTTCTTGTCCTCTTGGGAAACATTCTAAGCTACCTTTTTATGATTCagtttcatatacttttttTCCGTTCGATATTATTCATAGTGATCTTTGGACTTCTCCCATTGTTAGTACTTCCGTCCATTGTTATTATGTTCTTTTTCTTGATGACTATAGTAAGTTTATTTGGACATTTCATATTGCCAAGAAATCTCAAGTCAAAcatattttcttagtttttcatgCTTTAGTCAAAACTCAATTTGAACGTAATATTAAGACGTTTCAGTGTGACAATGGTACGGAATACATCAATGGAACTTTTACAGAAGTTTTTGAGAAACATGGCATGGTTTTCTGTCTTTCATGCCCTCATACATCTCCTCAAAACGGCAAGGCCAAAAGACACATAAAATCCATTAATAATATCATCCGAACTCTTCTTGCTCATGCATCCATGCCACTATCCTTTTGTCATCATGCACTCTCCATGGCCACATATCTTCTCAACATCCTTCCTTCCAAGGTATTGAATAACCAATCACCTGCTCAAATCTTATATTAAAGTGATCTGAATTATTCAGGTTTGTGTATTTTTGGTTGCTTATGTTTCCCATTATTCTCCTCATCtactattcataaattacaAGAAAGGTCCACACCTTGTGCTTATTTAGGTCCATCTCCTAATCATCGTGGTTCAAAATGCTATAACATATTGAGTGGTAAAATCATAATCTGTCGTCATATTCATTTTGTTGAAATTGAATTTCCATTCTCCAAacttcacaaaataaaacattcggattatgatatttttagtgACACTATTAATTCCCATTTAATATATCATTTGTCACAAAATTCCACTCAACCTACATTTCAAACTAACCCACCTAATCAACCGGACCAACCTGTGTAGCCCAAAATAAATTCAGCCTCTCTTCCTCAATCTGGGTCGCAGTCTCACACGGGCCCAGATCACACCTCACCTCATGCTGCTTCTCCTCCACCTAGCCCAGCTATCTTGACCCCTCCTCACACTACTTTTAGGCCTACTAACCTCATTTCACCCCGCATGACCACTCGTGCATCTAACGATATTTTTAAACCCAACCCCAAATACTCTTCCAACTACCATACTACAATCACTACTGATATTTCTCCTATCCCAAAAAATCCTGTTAGTGtgcttcatgatcataattggaAAACTGCAATGTTAGATGAATTTAATGTTTTAGTTGAAAATAAGACTTGGGAATTAGTGTCTAGGCCACCTAATGTGAATGTTATTCGGTCTATGTGGATTTTTCATCACTAACGGTTCTTTTGAGCATTACAAAGCTCGTCTTATTGGTAATAGAAATACAAAACAGCAGGACATTGATTGTGATGAAACGTTTAGCCTCGTGGTTAAACCGTCAACCATTAGAGCAGTTCTCAGAATTTCTCTCTCTAAATCTTGGcccattcatcaaatggatgtcaagAATGCTTTCTTACATGGTCGTCTCAGTGAAACAGTTTATATGCATCAACTCATGGGTTTCCATAGCAAACAATTTCCAGACTATGTTTTCCTTCTGAAAAAGTCTTTGTACGGGTTAAAACAAGCTCATCGGGCTTGGTACCAAAGATTTGCTGATTTTGTGGCTACCATTGGGTTCTCTCATAGTAAGTCAGATCACTCTTTATTTGTTTACAAGAATGGTTCTGCTATTGCTTATATTCTGTTATATGTGGATGACATTATTCTTACAGCTTCTTTTGACCATCTTCGTAAGCATATTATGGCTCTCTTGTCTTCTGAATTTgctatgaaagatcttggtcaTCTGAGTTTCTTCTTGGGTATTGTTGTCACCCATAACACCCATGGTATCTTCTTATCTCAGACACAATATGCTACAAAAATTATTGAACGTGCTAGAATGTCTAACTGCAGTCCCTGTCCTACTCTTGTTGACACTAAGTCCAAACTTAGTGCAACCGCAGATACTATGTATGATGATCCGACTAAGTATCGTAGTCTTGCAGGTGCTCTTCAGTATCTCACATTCACTCGGCCAGACATTTTATATGCCGTGCAGCAGGTCTGTCTTCATATGCACGCTCCGACTAATGAGCACATACATGCCCTCAAGCGTATTATACGCTATCTTCAGGGTACTTTAACCCACAATTTGCATTTGTACAAATCCTTAGTTAATCAACTTATCTCTTATACAGATGCTGATTGGGGTGGGTGTCCTGACACCCGTTGTTCCACTTCTGggtattgtattttttttagaataatcTGGTCTCTTGGTCTTCCAAACGGCAACCTACTCTCTTCTGTAGTAGTTCAGAGGTGGAGTACAGGGGTGTTGCTAATGTTGTTTCTGATTTATGCTGGAACTGAAACCTACTACTAGAGTTGCATTGTCCCATTCAAAAGGCTAACCTTGTTTATTGTGTCAATGTGAGTGCGATATACTTATCCGGCAACCCAGTTCAACATCAACGCACTAAACACATTGAGATGGATATttactttgttcgtgagaaagTGGCTCGTGGCGAAGTACGTATGCTACATGTGCCGTTCTATTATCAAATTGCTGATATTTTCACAAAAGGACTTCCGCacattttatttaatgatttccGGGATAGTCTAAGCATATGAGAACCTCCCGCTTTGACTGAGGGGGGGGTGttagaatatgttaaaatatattatgcctttaataatatattttgaatatattctaattaatattgtacttttatatttatagcaagcatatgttagaatatgttaaaatatatgatgtctttaataatatattttgaatatattctaattaatattgtacTTTTATATTTATAGCAAGCATATATTTAGGTTCATTAGTTTTAACTATTAGTATCAATCTTTATATTTAGCATATCTTGTAATTTGTATGTATTGACCAAGTTCAATGAAATTAAGCAAGCAATTCACTTTCTTCactaacaaaattttattttttcatcacaTGCCACTATGGttcaatataaattattttcaaactttCGAGTATCACAAGATAAACTAGGTCTTCCTTTGTACATAATTACAaagagaaatatatatatatatattttaaatactgGAAAGGCTCAAATATGTCATCCGTTAAAGGTTTGGCTCATATAtgtcatttttatttgaaaaaatggTTCATCCATGTCATTATGGGTTAATTGAAAACCACATCTGatttttaaaaactatttaTCCATGTGGTGAATGATAATTCGgctacattattattattattattattattttcaaattatgcaaatttcTACCATTTGagctattattattttaaaataataataaatccaCCCAAAAATTTTCTCAAATATACATAACTTTTTTAAAACAAACTACCTTGTATTTAAACTTTTcccaaacaaaaataatttttttcgaattgattttatttatggGAAAACTACACTTAttaaacacaaaaaataaacaaataacccaccatagctcacccttaatcaacTCTCTTAATGCCCATTCggtcaaaataaattatattgtgCACCCCTCCCAATTCGCTTGTTTGATACTatcacaatatataacatatatatatatatatatatacttttatgGTATCATTAAGATTTTTAGAAATCCATCATTAAGAATTGATGATTAACTTGGTGAAACAGTGATTGTTCCTTAATTATACCATTTTAATATCATGAGAATATATGAGTATATTGTGATAGTATCATTCATGTATCATTGAATGACTTCGAAAAATCTTGATGGATTGAGGATTGACTTTGTGAAATAGTGATTGTAGGCGACACCAATGGATATGAAGTAATTTTaggcttcttcttcttcaacattttttatttgatttgagatTTGTGTAGATTTGAATATTGATTTGAATTGGAGAAAAATGAGCAATGGGGGAGAAGGATAACTGGAGAAGAGAAGAGGAAGAACTGGGAAGAAGGAAAATTGGGAAAGAAGGAGCGAActggagaagaagaaaataattaggGAAGAATGAGCGAACTcgcgaagaagaagaagaattggggtatgatttataaaaagatatttgtctataattattttgcttttatgGGGCATGAGcttagtttttcttttatttattcccTTAATTTTTCTGTCTTTTTTTTgacttgattttaaatttaattccaAATGTCTTGTATGTAAATAAGTTAACTTCCGACGAAtacaaaataagtaaataaaatcaaataagacaaaagaaaattttaaacgttaaaaataagtaacactttttaaaaaatttattattattatatttttaaaaatacacaaaattaTTAGGTGAGGTTTATAATTTGGGtgatttttacaaaaaaatcaaatggattttcaaaatttagctAATTAAATAAAAGGAAATAATGACTTGGCCAACCATTGTTCGCCACGTGAATAAAATGGTTTTGCGCAATCGAACATGGTTTTAATTAACCCATAATGGCATGGATGAGACTTTCCTCAAATAAAAATGTCAAAGTtaagccaaacttttaacgaatgacatagatgagtcttttctcaatttttttttaaaaaattatggacCATTGGCCTggttttattaataataatatttacatgGGCCTATAATCCAAAATAGAGAttccaaaatagaaaaatacataAAAGGAAAGGAAATTCGGTCCACTAAGACCGACTTCACATAACTAAAGACAAGTACCCTACAAAATAGGGTTTCCAAATTGTTCTTCAGACCACACTTTGTCATTCTTAGTTCTTCTCCGCTGTTGAAGATGCTTTTGAGGAAGCCAAACTCAAATTTTCTCCTCAAGGCTTTTGGGTTATCAACATTCTCTATGATGTCTTTTTGTACCGTCTTTTTCATCTATCAAAGGTAATCTCTTTATCTTTTTCCGTTTCCATTTACATGTTACTCCTAGCTCATAACAGTCCTTTTCGATCTGTAGGTGTACCGTCCGATGGGAGAGTTTAAGAAAAACTCGAAGAGGGTCAAAACATTGTGCCTTAGCTCTGCAGATCCATGTTAGTAACCCCCATCTCTGTTCCTCCATCCTTAATTTCTTGCTGCTCTTATCTGATTCTTTCATATTCCACAGTTGTGCGCTAAAAGGTAAAGGACTTGCTTCGAGATCACATCTTATGGAACTCCTAGTTGGTTGGCACCCATGCAAAATTTCACATCTGGTTCTAAGACTCTCACTTTTTGCTAGTTGATGCATCTCTTTTTACTGGCTGACATTGTATATGTTAGTTAGAATTCTCACGGCTATGTTGCTTCTAGCTAGGCCACAAACTAATATGTAAATGTAATAGTTGTGTGACTATGTGGCTCCTTTTATGCTTCTCATATTATTGTATGTGCATATTGTTGATTCTTCTTATTCTGATCCTGATTGCTAGTAATTATTGTCTGTCCATGTTAAGAATCCCTCTTGCTTCCCTtggtaattaattaaatatattgaATTTGTTGCCTCCCTCCCTAGATAATAGTAGTGTTTGCAATGTAGTTTGCTAGTTGATTAGCTTCTCTATACATATGAGTCACTTATAGAATTAGACTATTCATCATATCCCAAATGTCTTCAACTCTTTCTTTTAAGCTTCAAGGTACTTTTCAATTCTTGTGAATCATATTTCTGAGACTTAATAAATCAGTCTCAAGCATTATATGATTAATACACTGACCTTTACAGTATTTTAATACCCCCCACACCGCAATGATTTCATCCTCCATATTGGTAGTGACTCTCAAATTATTAGCTTTGCATATAATAGATCACCTCAATAATCCCTGAGGTAGAATCCATATGAGCTTACCCTAGGATTACCATTGCTAGCTCTATAAGTGTTACACTTGACCCATCCTTCCTCAGGTGTTGAACAttttacaattttaaaataGAGTATTGGACTATACCCATGTAACAAATCAAGCATCCCACTCCAATGATAAGGAATGTCCTGTAGCCAAGGATACTTGGTTTTTATCAATTGATGTATTGTCAACTGATATTGACTGTACATTTTTTTGAAAGATATATCCTTATCATGTCTCCTAGCATTCCTTCTTTTTCACAATTCTCGCATGATTATAGCAGGTATGGACCTCATTATCTATTGTAGCTTTGGATTTGAATCATATTCCCACCATTTCATAATCACTTGGTATAGTAGTAATTCATCAATTTTTAAACCTGCACAATTAGCAAAGTGCCACCATAGCTTTTGAGCTGTAAGGAATGTTAGTAAAAATGACTCATTGTCTCCATCTTTCCTTCTTTACAACAATAACATTTAGAAGCAATTTGCAGCCTCATTCTTTTCAAGTTA
This sequence is a window from Solanum dulcamara chromosome 10, daSolDulc1.2, whole genome shotgun sequence. Protein-coding genes within it:
- the LOC129869735 gene encoding uncharacterized mitochondrial protein AtMg00810-like, producing MLFGLCGFFITNGSFEHYKARLIGNRNTKQQDIDCDETFSLVVKPSTIRAVLRISLSKSWPIHQMDVKNAFLHGRLSETVYMHQLMGFHSKQFPDYVFLLKKSLYGLKQAHRAWYQRFADFVATIGFSHSKSDHSLFVYKNGSAIAYILLYVDDIILTASFDHLRKHIMALLSSEFAMKDLGHLSFFLGIVVTHNTHGIFLSQTQYATKIIERARMSNCSPCPTLVDTKSKLSATADTMYDDPTKYRSLAGALQYLTFTRPDILYAVQQVCLHMHAPTNEHIHALKRIIRYLQGTLTHNLHLYKSLVNQLISYTDADWGGCPDTRCSTSGYCIFFRIIWSLGLPNGNLLSSVVVQRWSTGVLLMLFLIYAGTETYY